The following coding sequences lie in one Tichowtungia aerotolerans genomic window:
- the gyrA gene encoding DNA gyrase subunit A, which yields MDNTNERIDLINIEDEMQRAYIDYSMSVIVGRALPDARDGLKPGNRRILYAMKERGWTHSKAYVKCAKVVGEVIGNYHPHGDSAVYDTMVRMAQEWAMRGMMIDGQGNFGSIDGDRAAAYRYTECRLQPLAEEMLTDIDKNTVDMQPNFDESLMEPAVLPARIPNLLVNGSTGIAVGMATNIPPHNLGEVVDGTIALIDNPEATIEDLCEYIKGPDFPTGGMVYGLGAVRDFYTTGRGKIKMRGKAEIVEDDNGKARIIITEIPYALNKTLLIQKMVHLVRDKVLEGISDIRDESGKEGIRLVVELKRNAVPRVMLNSIYKYTQMESTFGSIMLAIDKGKPRIMNIKEALQCFIDHRFDVVTRRTQFDLDKAKARAHILEGFLIAMDNMDEVVRIIRDSKNRDEAQDRLMDKFGLSEIQAKAILDMRLYQLTGLEREKVEAEYAELKKLMEYLEDLLAHPAKIFGVIKEDLEQIRAKYGDVRRTELCINEGEINMEDLIADEACVITLSNTGYIKRVPTDTYRQQRRGGKGVIGMSTKDEDFVEHIFSASTHDYLLCFTEAGRMYWLKAYYVPEGTRQSRGRSLANVLEMAPDEKLAAILCVRELDDDSHNLIMATKNGIVKKTVLSAYKNVRAAGVKAINIDEDDKLLGVKLTNGEDEIILSMKNGKAIRFNETDARPLGRVSRGVKGVTLTDDDEVVTIEIVDTEATMMAITENGYGKRTSFDEYRTQSRGGKGIISIQTTERNGKVVSAHAVHDDHRLMLISEGGQMICIGASDLRIIGRNTQGVRLFNLKEGDKLVSAAVLDPEEDAEETAEGAVETAEAAETIEAPEVSAEAEETPDETAE from the coding sequence ATGGACAACACGAACGAACGAATTGATCTGATCAATATTGAAGATGAAATGCAGCGCGCCTACATCGACTATTCGATGTCGGTGATTGTCGGCCGCGCCCTGCCCGATGCCCGTGACGGACTCAAGCCGGGAAACCGGCGTATTCTTTACGCGATGAAGGAACGCGGATGGACACACAGCAAAGCCTACGTCAAATGCGCGAAAGTCGTCGGTGAAGTGATCGGTAACTACCACCCGCACGGTGACAGCGCCGTCTACGACACCATGGTCCGTATGGCTCAGGAATGGGCCATGCGCGGCATGATGATCGACGGACAGGGAAACTTCGGATCGATCGACGGTGACCGCGCGGCGGCCTATCGATACACCGAGTGCCGCCTGCAGCCGCTCGCCGAGGAAATGCTGACGGATATCGACAAAAACACGGTCGACATGCAGCCGAACTTTGACGAATCGCTGATGGAGCCAGCCGTACTGCCGGCGCGCATTCCCAACCTGCTGGTCAACGGATCCACCGGTATCGCCGTCGGGATGGCCACCAATATTCCGCCGCACAACCTCGGCGAAGTCGTGGACGGGACCATCGCCCTGATTGATAACCCGGAAGCCACGATTGAAGACCTCTGCGAATACATCAAAGGCCCGGATTTCCCGACCGGCGGCATGGTTTACGGTCTCGGTGCCGTCCGGGATTTCTACACCACCGGCCGCGGTAAGATCAAAATGCGCGGAAAAGCGGAAATCGTAGAAGATGACAACGGAAAGGCCCGCATCATCATCACCGAAATCCCCTACGCGCTGAACAAAACCCTGCTGATCCAGAAGATGGTTCATCTGGTGCGCGACAAGGTGCTCGAGGGAATTTCCGACATTCGCGATGAGTCCGGCAAAGAAGGCATCCGCCTGGTTGTAGAACTGAAACGCAACGCTGTTCCGCGTGTGATGCTCAACAGCATCTACAAATACACGCAGATGGAATCGACCTTCGGCTCCATCATGCTGGCCATTGACAAAGGCAAACCGCGCATTATGAACATCAAAGAAGCGCTGCAGTGCTTCATTGACCATCGTTTTGATGTGGTTACCCGCCGCACGCAGTTCGATCTCGACAAAGCCAAAGCACGTGCACATATCCTCGAAGGATTCCTGATCGCCATGGACAACATGGACGAAGTCGTCCGCATCATTCGCGATTCGAAAAACCGCGATGAAGCCCAGGATCGACTGATGGATAAATTCGGCCTGAGCGAAATCCAGGCCAAGGCCATCCTCGATATGCGCCTGTATCAGCTGACCGGCCTCGAACGCGAAAAAGTGGAAGCCGAATATGCCGAACTCAAAAAACTGATGGAATACCTCGAAGACCTTTTGGCCCACCCGGCCAAGATCTTCGGAGTCATCAAGGAAGACCTCGAACAGATTCGCGCCAAATACGGCGATGTCCGCCGCACCGAACTGTGCATCAACGAAGGCGAAATCAACATGGAAGACCTCATCGCGGATGAGGCCTGCGTGATTACGCTTTCCAACACCGGCTACATCAAACGCGTCCCGACCGACACCTATCGTCAGCAGCGGCGCGGCGGAAAAGGCGTCATCGGCATGTCCACAAAGGATGAGGACTTTGTGGAGCATATCTTCAGTGCGTCCACCCACGACTATCTGCTCTGTTTCACTGAAGCAGGTCGCATGTACTGGCTGAAAGCCTACTATGTGCCGGAAGGAACCCGTCAGAGCCGCGGCCGCTCACTGGCCAACGTGCTGGAAATGGCACCCGATGAAAAACTGGCAGCCATTCTCTGTGTGCGCGAACTGGATGACGACTCGCACAACCTCATTATGGCCACCAAAAACGGGATCGTGAAAAAGACCGTTCTCTCAGCCTACAAGAACGTGCGCGCCGCCGGCGTCAAAGCCATCAACATTGATGAAGATGACAAACTGCTCGGCGTCAAACTCACCAACGGCGAGGATGAAATCATCCTCAGCATGAAAAACGGCAAGGCAATCCGCTTCAACGAAACGGATGCCCGTCCGCTCGGCCGTGTTTCACGCGGAGTCAAAGGCGTCACCCTCACCGATGATGACGAAGTTGTCACCATCGAGATCGTTGATACCGAGGCCACCATGATGGCCATCACCGAAAACGGTTACGGAAAACGCACCAGCTTTGATGAATACCGTACGCAGAGCCGCGGCGGGAAAGGCATCATCAGCATTCAGACCACGGAACGCAACGGCAAGGTTGTCAGCGCGCACGCAGTGCACGACGACCACCGCCTGATGCTCATCTCCGAAGGTGGACAGATGATCTGCATCGGAGCCAGCGATCTGCGTATTATCGGACGCAACACGCAGGGGGTTAGGCTCTTCAACCTCAAGGAAGGTGACAAACTTGTTTCCGCCGCCGTCCTCGATCCGGAAGAAGACGCTGAAGAAACTGCCGAAGGCGCAGTGGAAACAGCGGAAGCTGCAGAAACGATTGAGGCTCCTGAAGTTTCAGCGGAGGCAGAAGAAACCCCGGACGAAACGGCTGAATAG
- the gyrB gene encoding DNA topoisomerase (ATP-hydrolyzing) subunit B: MSDNKNAALNPDSKGYGADHITVLEGIEAVRKRPAMYIGDTGTRGYHHCVYEVVDNSIDEALAGYCSNVEICINDDGSLSVTDDGRGIPVDIHATEGKPAVTVVLTVLHAGGKFDSDTYKVSGGLHGVGVSCVNALSEWLEVEVKRDGFIHHQRFERGIEVTELVKIGKTQETGTKVTFMPDHTIFTHTGGFQWDTLSARLRELAFLNRGAKITLKEDSTGREEVFQYEGGIMEFVQHLNKNKAPMHADVIYFEREKDDVVVEIAMQYSDAYNETIFTFANNINTIEGGTHLSGFRSALTRTVNAYAKTNKLIKDDKQTMGGDDIREGITAVISVKIPDPQFEGQTKTKLGNGEVEGIVQQIVNEELGTYFEENPSVARTIIDKAVVAARARSAARKARDLARRKGALESGGLPGKLADCSSRDPARTELFIVEGDSAGGSAKQGREREFQAILPVKGKVINVEKARLDKVLANDEIRTMITAIGTGIGVDDFDIAKARYHKIIIMTDADVDGAHIRTLLLTFFYRQMPQLIENGYVYIAQPPLYKVTRRKREEYVESDAHLTQILLDLGADGMLLQKTDGAQLLDTKGLRDLLENLVEIENISDKLRRRGILLEEFLKHRNPETGAFPAYQTLIDGADGLPEISFAIDDSDLQKIIAEADEKLGGAEIRSDDAEPTEHSVRYKELTTAKPLAKVIEKLNADGFTVEHLVDSEEPQFHLDDKGTKIPVASLMDLVTAVRDAGRKGLAIQRYKGLGEMNPQQLWETTLDPAARRMTKVVLEDAVKADEMFTILMGDEVPPRRQFIEDNALNVTNLDI, encoded by the coding sequence ATGTCAGACAATAAAAATGCAGCCCTAAACCCAGATTCCAAGGGATACGGGGCCGATCACATTACCGTTCTTGAAGGCATCGAGGCCGTCCGCAAACGCCCGGCCATGTACATTGGCGACACCGGCACCCGCGGATACCATCACTGTGTTTATGAAGTCGTCGACAACTCGATTGACGAGGCCCTCGCCGGCTACTGCTCCAACGTCGAGATCTGCATTAACGACGACGGCTCGCTCAGCGTTACCGACGACGGTCGCGGAATTCCGGTCGACATACACGCTACAGAAGGCAAACCGGCTGTAACGGTCGTACTGACCGTTCTGCACGCCGGAGGAAAGTTCGATTCCGACACCTACAAAGTATCCGGAGGTCTGCACGGGGTCGGTGTTTCGTGTGTGAATGCCCTGTCCGAATGGCTGGAAGTGGAAGTAAAGCGCGATGGTTTTATTCACCACCAGCGCTTCGAGCGCGGTATTGAAGTCACCGAATTGGTGAAAATCGGAAAAACCCAGGAAACCGGCACCAAGGTCACCTTCATGCCGGACCACACCATCTTCACGCACACCGGCGGATTTCAGTGGGACACCCTGTCGGCCCGCCTGCGCGAGCTGGCGTTCCTCAACCGCGGTGCAAAAATCACACTGAAGGAAGACTCCACCGGTCGCGAAGAGGTTTTCCAGTATGAAGGCGGCATCATGGAGTTCGTTCAGCATCTGAACAAAAATAAAGCTCCAATGCATGCAGACGTGATCTACTTTGAGCGCGAAAAGGATGATGTCGTGGTCGAAATCGCCATGCAGTATTCCGATGCCTACAACGAAACCATCTTTACGTTCGCCAACAACATCAACACGATTGAAGGCGGAACTCACCTGTCCGGCTTCCGGTCCGCACTGACCCGCACGGTCAATGCCTACGCAAAGACCAACAAGTTGATCAAAGACGACAAGCAGACCATGGGCGGTGACGATATCCGCGAGGGCATCACTGCGGTCATCAGCGTCAAAATTCCCGATCCACAGTTTGAAGGACAGACCAAAACCAAGCTCGGCAACGGCGAGGTCGAAGGAATCGTCCAGCAGATCGTTAATGAAGAGCTCGGGACTTATTTTGAAGAAAACCCGTCCGTCGCCCGCACGATCATCGACAAAGCCGTTGTCGCCGCACGCGCACGCAGTGCAGCACGCAAAGCCCGCGACCTGGCCCGCCGCAAAGGCGCGCTTGAAAGCGGTGGACTCCCCGGAAAACTGGCCGACTGTTCCAGCCGTGACCCGGCCCGCACCGAACTGTTCATTGTTGAGGGTGACTCCGCCGGCGGTTCCGCAAAACAGGGCCGCGAACGCGAATTCCAGGCGATCCTCCCCGTGAAAGGTAAAGTGATCAATGTGGAAAAAGCCCGCCTTGACAAAGTGCTGGCCAATGATGAAATCCGCACGATGATCACCGCGATCGGAACCGGAATCGGTGTGGATGATTTTGATATCGCCAAAGCGCGTTATCATAAAATCATCATCATGACCGACGCCGACGTCGACGGCGCGCACATCCGCACGCTCCTGCTGACGTTCTTCTATCGCCAGATGCCGCAGCTGATTGAAAACGGCTACGTCTACATCGCTCAGCCGCCGCTCTACAAAGTGACCCGCCGGAAGCGTGAAGAATATGTCGAAAGCGATGCTCATTTGACGCAGATCCTGCTCGACCTCGGAGCCGACGGAATGCTGCTTCAGAAGACAGACGGCGCCCAGCTGCTTGACACCAAAGGCCTTCGAGACCTTCTTGAAAACCTCGTCGAGATTGAAAACATCTCTGACAAACTGCGCCGGCGCGGAATCCTGCTCGAAGAATTCCTTAAGCATCGCAATCCGGAAACCGGAGCCTTCCCGGCATATCAAACCCTGATTGACGGCGCGGACGGACTACCGGAAATCAGCTTTGCCATTGATGATTCAGACCTTCAGAAAATCATTGCTGAAGCCGACGAAAAACTCGGCGGAGCAGAAATTAGAAGTGATGATGCCGAACCAACGGAACACAGCGTTCGCTATAAAGAGCTGACAACTGCCAAACCGCTGGCAAAAGTGATCGAAAAACTGAACGCCGACGGCTTTACCGTCGAACATCTGGTCGACAGCGAAGAGCCGCAGTTCCACCTCGACGACAAAGGAACTAAAATTCCGGTTGCGTCACTGATGGACCTCGTAACGGCTGTCCGCGACGCAGGCCGCAAGGGACTGGCCATTCAGCGCTACAAAGGTTTGGGTGAAATGAACCCGCAGCAACTGTGGGAAACCACCCTTGATCCGGCCGCCCGCCGCATGACCAAAGTGGTGCTCGAAGATGCTGTAAAAGCCGATGAAATGTTCACCATCCTGATGGGTGACGAAGTTCCGCCGCGCCGGCAGTTCATTGAAGACAACGCACTCAACGTCACCAATCTTGATATCTAA
- the hisB gene encoding imidazoleglycerol-phosphate dehydratase HisB yields the protein MTERKATIERKTGETDIQLSINLDGTGKYSIETGVPFFNHMLDLLSKHSLIDMDIKASGDIDVDYHHLVEDVALALGQAFSEALGERRGINRYGFWVLPMDDAIAQAEVCLDLGGRPYLVYNFANQKNMIRDFDCDILKHFWRSFADTAKMNLHIDQKYGEDLHHAHEAVFKAVARALRMACTADERALDAVPSSKGTLSK from the coding sequence ATGACCGAACGCAAAGCGACCATTGAACGGAAAACCGGCGAAACCGACATTCAGCTGTCGATCAACCTCGACGGAACCGGAAAGTATTCCATTGAAACCGGTGTACCGTTTTTCAACCACATGCTCGATCTGCTCAGCAAACATTCTCTGATCGATATGGACATCAAAGCCAGCGGCGACATTGATGTGGATTACCACCACCTCGTTGAAGATGTTGCATTAGCGCTCGGTCAGGCCTTCAGCGAAGCTCTTGGCGAGCGGCGCGGAATCAACCGTTACGGTTTCTGGGTGCTTCCGATGGACGACGCCATAGCGCAGGCGGAAGTCTGCCTCGACCTCGGTGGACGCCCCTACCTCGTCTACAACTTCGCCAACCAGAAAAATATGATCCGCGATTTCGACTGCGACATCCTCAAACATTTCTGGCGCTCGTTTGCCGACACGGCAAAAATGAACCTGCACATCGACCAGAAGTACGGCGAGGATCTTCATCACGCCCACGAGGCCGTCTTTAAAGCCGTCGCCCGCGCCCTGCGTATGGCCTGCACCGCCGACGAACGCGCTCTGGATGCAGTTCCATCCAGCAAAGGCACTCTTTCGAAATAG
- a CDS encoding translation initiation factor, which produces MSIDLSNFDMGPEWKQSTPGSKLPPKKKKKQKQPPKQKNDGAVRVGRETKGRKGAGVTVITGIPSHPEGLKQIAKELKQKCGTGGTVKGNVIEIQGDQRDLLVQELSSRGYTVKRAGG; this is translated from the coding sequence ATGAGCATTGATCTCAGCAATTTCGATATGGGCCCGGAGTGGAAACAATCCACTCCGGGCTCAAAACTTCCGCCTAAAAAGAAGAAGAAACAAAAACAACCACCAAAGCAAAAAAACGACGGCGCAGTACGCGTCGGAAGAGAAACCAAAGGTCGCAAAGGTGCAGGAGTGACGGTCATTACCGGCATTCCCTCTCACCCTGAAGGGCTCAAACAAATCGCCAAAGAACTGAAGCAGAAATGCGGAACCGGTGGAACCGTTAAAGGCAATGTGATCGAAATTCAGGGAGATCAGCGCGACCTGCTGGTCCAGGAGCTGTCCTCCCGCGGCTATACCGTTAAACGTGCCGGCGGATAG
- a CDS encoding class I SAM-dependent methyltransferase, translating into MTKKKQLPDLHYFYEASVQGVDWDVDFAARVFKNKRNRKPLDLREDFCGTAALACEWVGHSSKRRAWGVDIDQPTLDWSMEHNIPYLDKKAGKIELVCGDVMTAKTPPVDLVMALNFSYCIFKTRDLLRAYFEKVRKNLKKDGIFVIDLYGGTEAIEAKLEPRDVDGFTAADGTKVPPFEYIWDQDVYNVIDHHVVNYIHFKVPGFGKIEKAFTYDWRLWTLPEIQELLIEAGFKSAEVYLHGWNDEGESDDTYKKRTYYENSLGWVAYIVGIK; encoded by the coding sequence ATGACAAAGAAAAAACAGCTGCCGGACCTGCACTATTTTTATGAGGCCTCCGTTCAGGGCGTGGACTGGGACGTCGACTTCGCCGCCCGCGTGTTCAAAAACAAGCGTAACCGCAAGCCGCTGGATCTGCGCGAGGATTTCTGCGGAACAGCAGCCCTGGCCTGCGAGTGGGTCGGCCACTCCTCAAAACGCCGGGCATGGGGTGTGGACATCGACCAGCCGACACTCGACTGGAGCATGGAGCATAACATCCCATACCTCGACAAAAAGGCCGGAAAAATCGAACTGGTCTGCGGCGATGTGATGACCGCAAAAACGCCGCCGGTCGATCTGGTGATGGCGCTTAACTTTTCCTACTGCATTTTCAAAACCCGCGACCTGCTCCGTGCCTACTTTGAAAAAGTACGTAAAAACCTGAAAAAAGACGGCATATTCGTGATAGATCTCTACGGCGGCACCGAAGCCATCGAAGCCAAACTCGAACCGCGCGATGTCGACGGTTTCACCGCTGCAGACGGAACCAAAGTTCCGCCGTTCGAATACATCTGGGATCAGGATGTCTACAACGTGATCGACCACCATGTGGTCAACTACATCCATTTCAAAGTTCCAGGGTTCGGAAAGATCGAAAAAGCCTTCACCTACGACTGGCGGCTGTGGACCCTGCCCGAGATTCAGGAACTGCTGATCGAAGCCGGGTTTAAATCCGCCGAGGTCTACCTGCACGGATGGAACGACGAAGGCGAATCCGACGACACCTACAAAAAGCGCACCTATTACGAAAACTCGCTCGGCTGGGTCGCCTACATTGTCGGTATCAAATAG
- a CDS encoding sialidase family protein, with amino-acid sequence MKKILHLTAALTFAYALSARSLDFSSVPGVVLDHQDTYYGWFYSTPEKFISDPEILVLSSGDYLASHALAGRESGSDSSGLTSVFRSTDQGATWTQVSSDITGLLRASMIEHNGAVYLMGTLNDDGGGIVIAKSTDHGATWTKSATFTYSGLATPNNPVVFQDRIWSAAGTASVSAPSDAANLLLPATWTRTGGFPAIQASWPGDFIGEGQIVASPNLGLFIMPKVKYEPLTALARVDASTGVVAFDPDHDFASLPGGEKKIGAGYDSVSGRFFALTQPILPVHADSGIASDMIRNSAAILSSTDLYNWKIEKFLLYSSDVEKDGFGYMNFDFDGDDMVLVSRTAWPVGGDDPDRGHDSNLLTFHRIENVRNLIPDHYLAISGNRILRYERTADPKDDNVPLGDFPLGSIFDRAALSSPTRLGQTADGSVYIQESGGRILCFDATGNFLHTTNASPVMLQPPPLTISQPAGGTCAWTTPESDDWTDPLNWYYWNRADTSEEVAVFGSAASTATSVTIPSISKEYLFGNADELSEWLTRNITNAVVNNGTYQATPVTTDPYIYRTDQSFFGNEVPEIKVRMKASANTTLQFYWGTAAANSFSGTRVVTAPYTGNGEFQTLTFSLAGHAQWDGQLIKRIRVDPVNGSLAAFEIDSITVKEIPTYVKGLQFRNSQSYTLSGSGFISIKADSGKGSIHVFEGRHEIQVPIVLESDTDAAAESGTTLVFSGGMDLNGNTLSVSGSGNLTVTNSFSMAEGTLSVTNGSVVAMNVATGDFNGTLEFNGGSSFSPEIDDTFKILAGSIATNRFAQLSLPVLKEGLGWDTSMLYDNGTITVISAIPDTWRAEYGLADDGSEDFIDSDGDNMDNFSEWKAGTDPKDPQSFFSIAQDPSDFPNGFKLLWNSLSGRTYRVESATNLLAIPAFQTLTSGISGVNSTTEFVDTNAVALQARYYRIIIE; translated from the coding sequence ATGAAAAAAATATTGCATTTAACCGCAGCGCTCACTTTCGCCTATGCACTCTCCGCCCGAAGTTTAGATTTCAGCAGCGTTCCCGGCGTTGTATTGGATCATCAGGACACGTATTACGGCTGGTTTTACTCAACCCCCGAAAAATTCATTTCCGACCCGGAAATTCTGGTGCTGTCCAGCGGCGATTACCTTGCCTCACACGCACTGGCCGGACGCGAATCCGGTTCCGACTCCTCCGGATTGACCTCTGTTTTTCGTTCTACCGATCAGGGAGCAACATGGACTCAAGTGAGTTCGGATATCACCGGTCTGTTGCGCGCCAGCATGATTGAACATAACGGTGCTGTTTATCTGATGGGAACCCTGAATGATGACGGCGGCGGTATCGTGATCGCCAAATCGACGGATCACGGTGCAACATGGACAAAATCCGCAACCTTTACATACAGCGGACTGGCGACACCCAATAATCCAGTCGTTTTTCAGGATCGCATCTGGAGTGCCGCCGGTACGGCCAGCGTTTCCGCACCCTCTGATGCGGCCAACCTGCTTCTGCCAGCAACCTGGACTCGAACCGGCGGCTTCCCGGCAATTCAGGCAAGCTGGCCCGGCGATTTTATCGGTGAAGGCCAGATTGTGGCGTCACCGAATCTTGGTCTGTTTATTATGCCCAAGGTAAAATACGAACCGCTAACGGCTTTGGCCCGGGTCGATGCCTCCACCGGCGTTGTGGCATTTGATCCTGATCATGATTTTGCCTCCCTGCCAGGCGGCGAGAAAAAAATCGGCGCCGGCTATGACAGCGTTTCCGGCCGTTTTTTTGCGCTGACCCAGCCGATTCTTCCGGTTCATGCCGATTCCGGAATTGCCTCCGACATGATCCGCAACAGCGCTGCAATTCTAAGCTCAACCGATCTGTATAACTGGAAAATCGAAAAGTTTCTTCTCTATTCTTCTGATGTTGAAAAAGATGGATTCGGATATATGAACTTTGATTTCGACGGCGATGATATGGTGCTGGTTTCCCGAACCGCATGGCCGGTTGGAGGCGATGATCCCGACCGGGGACACGATTCCAACCTGCTGACATTTCACCGGATTGAGAACGTCCGCAACCTGATTCCCGATCATTACCTGGCCATCAGCGGAAACCGCATTCTGAGGTATGAGCGCACAGCAGATCCAAAAGACGATAACGTTCCCCTGGGCGACTTCCCGCTGGGATCAATCTTTGACAGAGCCGCTCTCAGCAGTCCCACGAGGCTGGGACAGACGGCCGACGGGTCCGTTTATATTCAGGAGTCCGGCGGCCGCATTCTGTGTTTTGATGCAACGGGAAATTTCCTGCATACAACCAACGCTTCGCCTGTCATGTTGCAGCCTCCGCCGCTGACGATCAGCCAGCCGGCCGGCGGCACATGCGCATGGACGACACCCGAATCAGACGACTGGACCGACCCGCTCAACTGGTATTACTGGAACCGTGCCGACACGTCCGAAGAGGTTGCCGTTTTTGGCAGTGCGGCGTCCACTGCGACATCCGTTACGATTCCATCCATCTCAAAAGAATATCTTTTTGGAAACGCCGATGAGCTGAGCGAATGGCTGACCAGAAATATCACCAATGCCGTTGTAAACAACGGCACTTATCAGGCAACTCCTGTCACAACCGACCCTTATATTTACCGCACCGATCAGTCATTTTTTGGAAACGAAGTTCCTGAAATCAAAGTCCGCATGAAAGCGTCCGCAAATACAACGCTCCAGTTTTACTGGGGGACTGCCGCTGCAAACTCTTTTTCGGGAACCCGGGTTGTTACTGCTCCTTACACAGGCAACGGTGAGTTTCAGACGCTTACTTTTTCGCTCGCCGGCCATGCACAATGGGACGGACAGCTCATCAAGCGCATACGGGTTGACCCGGTTAACGGGTCACTGGCTGCGTTCGAAATCGACAGCATAACTGTTAAAGAAATCCCGACATATGTCAAAGGCCTGCAGTTTCGTAACTCACAGTCCTACACCCTTTCCGGATCTGGTTTTATTTCCATCAAGGCGGATTCAGGAAAAGGATCCATTCATGTTTTCGAAGGACGTCATGAAATTCAGGTTCCAATCGTTCTCGAAAGCGATACCGATGCCGCAGCAGAGTCCGGCACAACTCTTGTATTTTCCGGAGGTATGGATCTCAACGGGAACACCCTGTCTGTTTCGGGAAGCGGAAATCTAACCGTCACAAACTCCTTCAGCATGGCGGAGGGAACTCTGTCAGTAACCAACGGTTCCGTTGTTGCAATGAATGTCGCCACCGGCGATTTCAACGGAACTCTGGAGTTCAACGGCGGCAGCAGTTTTTCCCCCGAAATCGACGATACATTCAAGATCCTGGCCGGCAGCATCGCAACCAACCGATTCGCACAACTGTCTCTGCCTGTTCTTAAAGAAGGCCTCGGATGGGATACATCCATGCTGTATGACAACGGAACCATAACCGTGATCTCAGCAATTCCTGACACATGGAGAGCAGAATATGGTCTGGCAGATGACGGCTCCGAGGACTTTATTGACTCCGATGGAGACAACATGGACAACTTTTCGGAATGGAAAGCAGGAACAGATCCGAAGGACCCACAGTCCTTCTTTTCTATCGCGCAAGATCCGTCCGATTTCCCTAATGGTTTCAAACTGCTGTGGAACAGTCTTTCTGGACGCACCTACCGGGTTGAAAGCGCCACCAATCTGTTGGCAATCCCGGCATTTCAAACGCTGACATCCGGAATCTCGGGCGTAAACAGCACGACGGAATTTGTTGATACAAACGCCGTCGCACTGCAGGCCCGTTACTATCGAATCATTATCGAATAG
- a CDS encoding inositol monophosphatase family protein yields the protein MQNPTTQQLLDVCMEAARTAGLHALKNIHRREETLATFDHDIKLVMDRECQTIAEEIVHSHFPEHAILGEEGAISKEHEFEWIIDPIDGTANYTRGIPTWCCSIAVRRNQTMLAGCVYVPDLDECFTATLDGPALLNGDPIQVSNIPTLEKATFFGGFTKDIDPRAVRLVADLSPRVSKLRIIGCAAIDTCHVACGRSDAYYEPGLYIWDVAAAGLIAERAGAVITEWPRNEEHGCRFLCSTPAIHEDLKQIIGNHFGS from the coding sequence ATGCAAAACCCAACGACTCAACAGCTTTTAGACGTATGCATGGAAGCCGCGCGCACCGCAGGACTCCATGCACTCAAAAACATACACCGTCGCGAAGAAACGTTGGCGACCTTCGACCATGACATCAAGTTGGTGATGGATCGAGAATGCCAGACGATCGCGGAAGAAATCGTCCATTCACATTTTCCGGAACATGCAATTCTCGGCGAAGAAGGCGCCATCAGCAAAGAACACGAATTTGAGTGGATCATCGACCCCATCGACGGCACGGCAAACTACACTCGCGGCATCCCGACGTGGTGCTGCTCCATTGCTGTGCGCCGCAACCAGACCATGCTGGCAGGCTGCGTCTACGTCCCCGATCTGGATGAGTGCTTTACCGCAACCTTGGACGGACCCGCCCTGCTCAATGGAGACCCCATCCAAGTCTCGAACATTCCAACCCTTGAAAAAGCCACCTTTTTCGGCGGATTCACCAAAGATATCGACCCGCGCGCAGTTCGCCTGGTCGCAGACCTGTCACCGCGCGTCAGCAAACTTCGCATCATCGGCTGTGCCGCCATCGACACCTGCCATGTCGCCTGCGGCCGCTCCGACGCCTACTACGAGCCAGGGCTCTACATCTGGGATGTTGCCGCGGCCGGGCTGATCGCCGAACGCGCCGGCGCCGTCATCACCGAATGGCCGCGTAACGAAGAGCACGGATGCCGCTTTCTCTGTTCGACTCCCGCAATCCATGAAGACCTCAAACAGATCATCGGAAACCACTTCGGCTCATGA
- a CDS encoding peptidylprolyl isomerase yields the protein MAQAAARHILVSTEEQCNDLKQQIADGADFAELAKQHSSCPSGKQGGALGTFGPGQMVKEFDDVVFSAPVGEVQGPVKTQFGYHLVEVTMRNN from the coding sequence ATGGCACAGGCAGCAGCAAGACATATTCTCGTGAGCACTGAGGAGCAGTGCAACGACCTGAAACAGCAGATCGCTGATGGCGCAGATTTCGCAGAGCTGGCAAAACAGCACTCATCCTGTCCGTCCGGAAAGCAGGGCGGGGCACTCGGTACTTTTGGTCCGGGACAGATGGTGAAAGAATTTGATGACGTTGTTTTCAGCGCGCCGGTCGGAGAAGTGCAGGGTCCGGTCAAAACGCAGTTCGGATACCATCTCGTGGAAGTCACTATGCGCAATAATTAA